In one window of Clavelina lepadiformis chromosome 4, kaClaLepa1.1, whole genome shotgun sequence DNA:
- the LOC143451655 gene encoding uncharacterized protein LOC143451655 has translation MSKSEEQRLTEDKPQLVQPGNNEESSSGESDEQPGTSRAVSMLAGMPHGPADAENQVLQAMENAEASQNVLSRIDPGLIELTSKVAESRVGPVMINYAPKIYHHDERQYQHHDQRQYQDNREYKQKDVSDLKNVNSTQVKEKQINSLEPNNPQATNSPCGPGTSQHQDDNQANQHIMISYNWNDSKDLAHKISDELSAAGYKVWIDKDEIRGDIYDRMYEAVDNAYLVLMFLSENYKLSENCKREVKLAADKRKRIIPIITQDNYKMDGWTALLVSGKLYYDFSKESFENNFEKLIQEIDHPNEQQQLTKCLDTNKADHRKLGKREEAIGKVLQEQNKRREDDIRLQAGIDVSVEDIPVVHPKYTKVSYFCGQAVPEHETFAASTGEPDTLKRDEDIEFEELLKSNNRFTAFIGYPGSGKTTLSKRLAKTEKYKCLYYKFMEMPVGKEVSFRKLIMDNIYPDLDDSTREDAWEWIKKNQKSCLLLFDGLDQAEWSFKDKVPKVDYDTPQSVPDLIANLCNKQFLPDIKLVFTSRPHSVIKLPAPLRPDSTILLGDLPLEGMKKLFYFYAGASADKLWNDLSRNAKIVFALCFNPLLLQLVIAAGLAPTTQIGKISTTTRVFATVLENLRCSDNAKHQDINLLVKQLSEVAFKATMRSTVVITRDDLRAVGLEPDEIQDIVVGIYAHFAAVSRVFDGHVKYYFAHQLYQEFFTAKFIVNELPMDKFKHLVSNELFFEEKWSVIRRFVCGLLIDMMKDSSMSNIAATGHDQRERSLLLSRCFCCLNRQDDQVEEQISLTQKPAEEKISSPEHQSSALLSHRSTEQQEYMKASSSSDIAEKRRIWIEALKSQLVRFEKLQGWSGDDKRRYISLLCELNESSDMELFNMASLRFPTELDLSLFKLSSSEAAIFCDVLRKQRKELKELGLDICFSPDDVERLISVISEMPGKV, from the exons ATGTCGAAGTCAGAAGAGCAAAGATTGACCGAAGATAAACCTCAACTTGTACAACCTGGTAACAATGAAGAGAGCTCATCAGGTGAAAGTGATGAACAACCTGGAACATCACGTGCTGTTTCAATGCTAGCGGGGATGCCTCATG GGCCTGCAGATGCAGAAAATCAAGTCTTGCAAGCAATGGAAAATGCTGAAGCTTCTCAGAATGTTTTAAGTAGAATTGATCCAGGGTTGATTGAGCTTACAAGCAAAGTGGCTGAAAGCAGAGTTG GGCCAGTCATGATTAATTATGCTCCTAAAATTTACCACCACGATGAAAGACAATACCAACATCACGATCAAAGACAATACCAAGACAACAGAGAATATAAGCAAAAGGATGTcagtgatttaaaaaatgtaaattcgACACAAGTTAAagagaaacaaataaactctTTAG AACCTAATAATCCACAAGCAACAAATTCACCTTGTGGACCTGGGACCAGTCAACACCAGGATGACAACCAAGCCAACCAGCATATAATGATCAGTTATAACTGGAATGATTCAAAGGATCTCGCTCATAAG ATATCCGATGAACTCTCTGCCGCTGGTTACAAAGTGTGGATTGATAAAGACGAGATCAGAGGAGACATTTATGACAGAATGTATGAAGCCGTTGACAACGCTTACTTGGTCCTCATGTTTCTGTCCGAAAATTATAAACTCAGTGAAAACTGCAAAAGGGAAGTCAAACTTGCCGCTGACAAGAGAAAACGTATAATACCCATTATCACCCAAGACAATTATAAAATGGATGGCTGGACAG CTCTTTTGGTGTCGGGAAAACTCTACTACGATTTTAGCAAAGAATCATTTGAGAATAACTTTGAAAAGCTTATCCAAGAAATAG ATCATCCCAATGAACAACAGCAACTCACGAAATGTTTGGATACAAATAAAGCAG ACCATCGAAAACTCGGAAAGCGAGAGGAAGCCATTGGAAAGGTTTTGCAAGAGCAAAATAAACGCCGTGAAGATGACATCCGTCTCCAAGCTGGAATCGACGTCTCAGTAGAAGATATTCCAGTTGTCCATCCAAAGTACACTAAAGTATCTTATTTCTGCGGACAGGCAGTTCCAGAACATGAAACTTTTGCCGCTTCAACTGGTGAACCTGATACACTTAAGCGGGATGAGGACATTGAATTTGAAGAATTGCTGAAGTCCAACAATCGCTTTACAGCATTCATAGGTTACCCCGGATCCGGAAAGACGACTTTGTCCAAAAGATTagccaaaacagaaaaatacaaatgtctttattacaaatttatgGAGATGCCAGTTGGCAAAGAGGTCAGTTTCCGGAAGCTAATTATGGATAACATTTATCCGGATTTAGACGACAGCACTCGAGAGGATGCATGGGAGTGGATcaaaaaaaatcagaaaagttGTCTTCTACTCTTTGATGGTCTGGATCAGGCGGAGTGGTCATTTAAAGACAAAGTACCCAAAGTGGACTATGATACTCCCCAAAGTGTACCAGACCTCATTGCCAActtatgcaataaacaattccTTCCAGACATTAAGCTCGTCTTTACCTCCAGACCCCACAGTGTCATCAAGCTTCCTGCTCCACTACGTCCAGACTCTACAATCTTACTTGGTGATCTGCCCCTAGAAGGTATGAagaaactgttttatttttatgctggTGCTTCTGCCGACAAGCTTTGGAATGATCTTTCCCgaaatgctaaaattgtttttgcacttTGTTTCAACCCGCTGTTGCTTCAGTTAGTTATAGCAGCAGGTTTGGCTCCTACAACACAAATTGGAAAAATCAGCACCACAACACGGGTTTTTGCCACAGTTTTGGAGAACCTCAGATGCAGTGACAATGCAAAACACCAAGACATCAATTTATTAGTAAAGCAG CTCAGTGAAGTGGCCTTCAAAGCCACTATGAGGTCTACAGTTGTCATCACACGTGACGACCTCAGAGCAGTTGGTCTTGAACCAGACGAGATACAAGATATCGTCGTCGGCATTTACGCCCATTTTGCGGCAGTCAGCCGCGTGTTTGATGGCCACGTGAAGTATTACTTCGCCCACCAACTGTATCAGGAGTTTTTCACCGCAAAGTTCATCGTTAATGAGCTGCCCATGGATAAGTTTAAACACCTTGTTTCAAACGAGCTATTTTTCGAGGAGAAGTGGTCTGTTATTAGGAGATTTGTTTGCGGTCTGCTCATAGATATGATGAAAG ATTCCAGCATGAGCAATATTGCCGCAACTGGGCACGATCAGCGAGAACGCTCACTCTTGTTATCTCGTTGTTTTTGCTGCTTAAACAG ACAAGATGATCAGGTAGAGGAGCAGATTTCACTAACACAAAAGCCAGCAGAGGAGAAGATATCATCTCCAGAACATCAGTCATCAGCCTTACTTTCACATAGGTCTACAGAACAGCAGGAATATATGAAGGCATCCTCATCATCCG aTATTGCTGAGAAGAGGAGGATTTGGATAGAAGCACTAAAGTCACAGCTGGTACGATTTGAGAAACTGCAGGGTTGGTcag gtGACGACAAACGCAGATATATTTCGCTTTTATGCGAATTAAACGAATCCAGCGACATGGAACTCTTCAATATGGCGTCACTGCGCTTTCCAACAGAGCTGGATCTGAGTCTATTTAAATTGTCATCATCGGAAGCCgcgatcttttgtgacgttttaagaAAACAACGAAAGGAGTTAAAGGAGCTTGGTCTGGACATCTGCTTTTCCCCTGATGATGTGGAAAGATTAATTTCGGTGATCTCTGAGATGCCTGGAAAGGTTTGa